Proteins from a genomic interval of Geotrypetes seraphini chromosome 7, aGeoSer1.1, whole genome shotgun sequence:
- the FRS2 gene encoding fibroblast growth factor receptor substrate 2 — protein sequence MGSCCSCPDKETVPDNHRNKFKVINVDDDGNELGSGVMELTDTELILYTRKRDSVKWSYLCLRRYGYDSNLFSFESGRRCQTGQGIFAFKCSRAEELFNMLQEIMQNNSISVVEEPVVERNHQTEPEVPRTPRTPTTPGFSGPSLPNGYPRYPSFGDASSHPSSRHPSVGSTRLPSVGEESTHPLLVAEEHVHTYVNTTGVQEEGKNRSNAHTPLALRLSDTEGNKAKEDLPSVPDRDAQVFLEPEGVKFVLGPTPVQRQLMEKEKQEGLVEEQGGGGGSSNGDGSSNMNNTDWDTGYDSDERREAPSGNKLVYENINGLSIPSASGARRGRLTSASTSDAQNINNSAQRRTALLNYENLPSLPPVWEARKLSRDEEDNLGPKTPSLNGYHNSFDPMHNYVNTENVTVPSSAHKIEYSRRRDCTPTVFNFDIRRPSLEHRQLNYIQVDLEGGSDSDNPQTPKTPTTPLPQTPTRRTELYAVIDIERTAAMSSLQKALPRDDGTSRKTRHNSTDLPM from the exons ATGGGTAGCTGTTGTAGCTGTCCAGATAAAGAAACTGTCCCGGATAATCATCGAAATAAGTTTAAG gtcaTTAACGTGGATGATGATGGAAATGAACTGGGTTCTGGCGTGATGGAACTGACTGACACAGAACTCATTTTGTACACCCGTAAGAGGGACTCGGTAAAGTGGTCCTACCTCTGTTTGCGTCGCTATGGTTACGATTCAAATCTCTTCTCGTTTGAGAGTGGACGAAGGTGTCAAACTGGACAAG GAATCTTTGCCTTTAAATGTAGCCGAGCAGAAGAGCTGTTCAATATGCTGCAGGAGATTATGCAAAATAATAGCATCAGTGTGGTGGAGGAGCCAGTAGTGGAAAGGAACCATCAGACGGAGCCGGAGGTTCCACGAACACCTCGTACACCTACTA CTCCAGGTTTTAGTGGACCAAGTTTACCCAATGGGTATCCCAGATATCCGTCGTTTGGAGATGCTTCGTCACATCCTTCTAGCAGACATCCTTCTGTAGGAAGTACACGACTTCCTTCAGTGGGTGAAGAGTCAACCCATCCATTGCTTGTGGCAGAGGAACAC GTACATACATATGTGAACACAACTGGGGTAcaggaagaagggaagaacagatcCAATGCACATACTCCACTGGCATTAAGGCTTTCCGACACCGAAGGCAACAAAGCAAAAGAAGATCTGCCTAGTGTCCCAGACAGAGACGCTCAGGTTTTTCTGGAGCCTGAAGGAGTGAAATTTGTTTTAGGACCGACTCCTGTTCAAAGACAGTTAATGGAAAAGGAGAAACAGGAAGGGCTCGTGGAAGAACAAGGTGGTGGCGGCGGCAGTAGCAACGGGGACGGTAGCAGCAATATGAATAACACCGACTGGGACACTGGCTATGACAGTGACGAACGCAGAGAGGCACCCTCTGGCAATAAACTGGTGTATGAAAATATTAATGGCTTATCCATTCCTAGTGCCTCAGGAGCAAGGAGAGGTCGTCTGACATCGGCCAGTACCTCGGATGCACAGAACATCAACAACTCGGCTCAAAGGAGAACTGCTTTGCTAAACTATGAAAACTTGCCCTCTCTTCCTCCAGTTTGGGAGGCCCGAAAGCTAAGTAGGGATGAAGAGGACAATTTAGGACCAAAGACCCCATCTCTAAATGGCTACCATAATAGCTTTGATCCAATGCACAACTATGTGAACACCGAGAATGTAACAGTTCCGTCAAGTGCTCACAAAATAGAATATTCGAGGCGTCGGGATTGTACACCTACAGTATTCAATTTTGATATCCGACGCCCGAGTTTAGAACACAGACAGCTCAACTACATTCAGGTTGACTTGGAAGGTGGCAGTGACTCGGATAACCCTCAGACTCCAAAAACCCCTACCACTCCACTTCCACAGACTCCGACCCGGCGCACGGAGCTGTATGCTGTAATTGACATTGAAAGGACTGCTGCTATGTCGAGCTTGCAGAAAGCGCTACCGCGAGATGACGGCACATCTAGGAAAACCAGACACAACAGCACTGACCTGCCCATGTGA
- the LOC117363828 gene encoding pre-mRNA-splicing factor 38A gives MANRTVKDAHSIHGTNPQYLVEKIIRTRIYESKYWKEECFGLTAELVVDKAMELKYVGGVYGGNIKPTPFLCLTLKMLQIQPEKDIIVEFIKNEDFKYVRMLGALYMRLTGIATDCYKYLEPLYNDYRKIKSQNRNGEFELMHVDEFIDELLHSERVCDIILPRLQKRYVLEEAEQLETRISALEEDMDDVESSEDDDDDDEKMDRVPSPDHHRRSYRDLDRPRRSPSPRYRRSRSRSPRRRSRSPKRRSPSPRRERHRSKSPRRHRSRSRERRHRSRSKSPGHHRSHRHRSHSKSPERSKKSHKRSRRANE, from the coding sequence ATGGCGAATCGCACGGTGAAAGATGCCCACAGTATCCATGGCACTAATCCTCAGTACCTGGTGGAGAAGATCATCCGTACGCGGATCTACGAGTCGAAATATTGGAAGGAAGAATGCTTCGGGCTGACGGCTGAACTTGTCgtggacaaagccatggagcTGAAATACGTTGGTGGTGTTTATGGAGGAAACATAAAACCTACTCCTTTCCTATGCTTGACCCTGAAAATGCTCCAGATTCAACCAGAGAAAGATATCATTGTTGAGTTTATAAAGAATGAAGATTTCAAGTATGTCAGAATGTTGGGGGCCTTATATATGAGACTAACAGGCATAGCCACTGATTGCTACAAATACCTTGAACCACTGTACAATGATTATCGGAAAATAAAGAGCCAAAACAGGAATGGAGAATTTGAATTGATGCACGTAGATGAATTCATAGACGAACTCCTGCATAGTGAGCGTGTTTGTGATATCATTTTACCTCGGCTGCAGAAACGTTATGTGCTAGAAGAAGCTGAGCAACTGGAGACTCGTATTAGCGCTTTAGAAGAAGATATGGATGACGTGGAGTCCAGTgaagatgatgatgatgacgatgAAAAGATGGACAGAGTCCCATCACCTGATCACCACAGAAGAAGTTATCGAGACTTAGACAGACCACGCAGATCTCCTTCACCACGCTATCGGAGGAGTCGAAGCAGATCTCCAAGAAGGCGAAGCCGCTCTCCAAAGCGGAGGAGCCCCTCACCACGCCGGGAACGACATCGTAGTAAAAGTCCAAGGCGCCACAGAAGCAGATCCAGAGAAAGGCGCCACCGATCAAGATCCAAATCTCCAGGGCACCATCGAAGCCACAGACACAGAAGCCATTCTAAATCACCTGAAAGGTCAAAGAAAAGTCACAAGAGGAGTCGGCGTGCTAATGAATAG